A section of the Xiphias gladius isolate SHS-SW01 ecotype Sanya breed wild chromosome 10, ASM1685928v1, whole genome shotgun sequence genome encodes:
- the ap5m1 gene encoding AP-5 complex subunit mu-1 isoform X2, with translation MSLRALWIISHEKGENVSIRFSRRFSTVEHRAKRLAGSSYVAVPEESTVLQLLLTELGLSDSDKSYVALRDDCLHRQRSPALELHVDGPGKGILWPVLAISQGPLILACLSLVDAPPEPRPPLANLLSVSQGLMFLAGLQTFLLGSGSKPDSEGLASRLAVLPSVLLQVCPLGTPLDVPGLGASAMSTVPTPAGNQKQPAWKTGLHRGRAVVNVALKETVRSMQYGNRNRQDLWDVYGTVTCKCEVEGVLPNVTVTLALPPNGSPLQDILVHPCVTSLDSSILTASSIDNCDGSAFSGPYKFPFSPPLETFRLCSYTSQVPVPPILGSYQLKEEENQLRVSVTLKLHESVKNSFEYCEAHLPFFNRDQMGFVDLKVSSGQLDVSKEKNLLVWTLGQKFPKSREVTMDGRITFSGPTPGPTDPLCTELTAYIKLYFKVPDMTLSGCCVDQHSVQVYSSAKPRIVTSRELQSKEYCIWNSTGIAPVSSGQMML, from the exons ATGAGCTTGCGTGCTTTGTGGATTATTTCTCACGAGAAGGGAGAAAATGTGTCCATACGCTTTTCAAG GAGGTTCTCCACTGTGGAGCACCGTGCAAAGCGCCTGGCAGGTTCCTCATATGTAGCGGTCCCGGAGGAAAGCACTGTGCTGCAGCTCCTGCTCACTGAGCTGGGTCTTTCAGACTCAGACAAGTCTTATGTGGCTCTCAGAGATGATTGCCTTCATCGCCAGCGGTCACCAGCTCTGGAGCTGCATGTGGATGGTCCCGGAAAGGGAATACTGTGGCCGGTGTTGGCCATCTCACAGGGGCCTCTTATCCTGGCTTGCCTTTCTTTAGTGGATGCCCCTCCTGAGCCGCGGCCACCCCTGGCCAACCTGCTGTCCGTCTCACAGGGTCTCATGTTCCTGGCAGGCCTGCAGACCTTTCTCCTCGGCTCAGGGAGTAAGCCTGATAGTGAGGGGTTGGCCTCTCGCCTGGCGGTGCTGCCCTCTGTACTCCTGCAGGTTTGTCCACTTGGCACACCCCTGGATGTGCCAGGACTGGGGGCGTCTGCTATGTCCACAGTTCCCACACCTGCTGGGAACCAGAAGCAGCCGGCCTGGAAGACAGGGCTCCACCGCGGTCGGGCTGTTGTGAATGTAGCGCTGAAAGAAACAGTACGCTCCATGCAGTATGGTAACCGGAACAGACAGGATCTCTGGGATGTTTACGGCACGGTGACGTGCAAA TGTGAAGTGGAGGGGGTGCTCCCAAATGTGACAGTGACCCTTGCACTGCCACCAAATGGTTCTCCACTGCAAGACATCCTGGTCCATCCCTGTGTCACCTCACTGGATTCTAGTATCCTGACTGCCAGCAGCATAGATAACTGTGATGGCTCCGCTTTCTCTGGGCCGTATAAgttccccttctctcctcctctggaGACTTTCAGACTATGCAGTTACACATCTCAG GTTCCTGTTCCCCCCATCCTTGGATCTTATCAGctgaaggaagaagagaacCAGCTGCGTGTGTCAGTAACCCTCAAACTTCACGAAAGTGTGAAGAATAGCTTTGAGTACTGTGAAGCACACCTGCCATTCTTTAACAG GGATCAGATGGGTTTTGTGGATTTGAAGGTGAGCTCCGGACAGCTGGATGTTTCAAAGGAGAAGAACCTGCTGGTCTGGACCCTGG GTCAAAAGTTCCCTAAGTCTCGTGAGGTCACGATGGATGGCAGGATCACCTTTTCTGGGCCAACACCAGGACCTACTGACCCCCTCTGCACAGAACTTACGGCCTACATCAAA TTGTATTTCAAGGTTCCTGACATGACGCTGTCTGGATGCTGCGTGGACCAGCACTCAGTGCAGGTTTATTCCTCTGCCAAACCACGGATTGTAACAT CCCGAGAACTTCAGTCCAAAGAGTACTGCATATGGAACTCAACAGGTATTGCTCCGGTGTCCTCTGGGCAGATGATGCTGTAG
- the exoc5 gene encoding exocyst complex component 5, translating into MATTAQLFEEPFDADEYIERLAWRTPGGGSKGGAEAFDPKRLLEEFENHIEELKQLDEKIQRRVEKLEHQCHREAKEFAHKVQDLQRSNQVAFQHFQELDEHISYVATKVCHLGDQLEGVNTPRQRAVEAQRLMTYFNEFLDGDLRSDVFNNPDKIKEAADIIQKLHLIAQELPFDRFADVKAKIASKYHDLERQLIQEFTAAQRRGEIGRMREVAAVLLHFKGYAHCVDVYIKQCQEGAYLRADVFEDTAVLCQRVNKQVGEVFSSPETVMAKLIQNIFENKLQAHVKEKLDDTRHSDVEQYLKNLYDLYTRTTALATKLTEFNLGSDKHTFLSKLIKSIFSSYLESYIDMEREYLRTRGAMILQRYYDSKNHQKRPIGTGSIQDLKERIRQRTNLPLGPSIDTHGETFLSPELVVNLLQETRHAFERCHRLSDPSDLPKNAFSIFLLLVDHLCVEHIDYALEIGLSAIPSGDAKNANLYFLDVVQQANSIFHLFDKQFNDQLMPLISSSPKLAECLHKKKEVIEQMEVKLDTGIDRTLNCMVGQMKHILATEQKKTDFRPEDENNVMIQYTTACSKVCAYVSRQVEHVRKSMDGKNVDTVLTELGVRFHRLIHEHLQQYSYSSMGGMLAICDVAEYRRCAKDFRVPLVLQLFDTLHALCNLLVVAPDNLKQVCSGEQLTNLDRNLLHAFVQLRVDYRSARLGRHFS; encoded by the exons ATGGCGACAACTGCCCAGCTCTTCGAG GAGCCCTTTGATGCAGATGAGTACATTGAAAGGTTGGCATGGAGGACTCCTGGAGGAGGCTCCAAAGGAGGAGCTGAGGCATTTGACCCCAAAAG GCTGTTGGAAGAGTTTGAGAACCACATAGAGGAGCTGAAGCAACTGGATGAGAAGATCCAGCGGCGGGTGGAAAAGCTTGAGCATCAGTGTCATCGTGAGGCCAAAGAATTTGCCCACAAAGTGCAAGACTTGCAGAGAAGCAACCAG GTGGCCTTTCAGCATTTCCAAGAGCTCGACGAGCACATCAGCTATGTGGCCACCAAGGTTTGTCACCTTGGCGACCAGCTGGAGGGGGTGAACACACCCCGGCAGAGGGCTGTGGAGGCTCAGCGTCTGATGACCTACTTCAACGAGTTCTTGGATGGAGACCTACGCAGTGACGTCTTCAATAACCCAGACAAG ATTAAGGAGGCAGCTGATATCATTCAGAAGCTGCATCTCATTGCCCAGGAGCTGCCCTTCGACAG aTTTGCAGATGTCAAGGCAAAAATTGCTA GTAAGTACCATGACCTGGAGCGGCAGTTAATCCAGGAGTTCACAGCTGCCCAGCGCAGGGGTGAGATTGGACGTATGCGGGAGGTCGCAGCGGTTCTATTACATTTCAAG GGCTATGCACATTGTGTGGACGTCTATATCAAGCAGTGTCAGGAA GGGGCCTACCTGAGGGCCGATGTGTTTGAGGACACTGCAGTCCTCTGCCAGAGGGTCAACAAGCAGGTGGGCGAGGTCTTCAGCAGCCCAGAGACTGTCATGGCCAAACTCATCCAGAATATCTTTGAGAATAAATTACAG GCCCACGTTAAGGAAAAACTGGATGACACTCGACACTCTGATGTGGAACAATACCTCAAGAACCTCTATGACCTTTACACCAG GACCACAGCATTGGCCACTAAGCTAACAGAGTTCAACCTGGGCTCAGACAAGCACACGTTCCTGTCCAAGCTGATAAAGAGCATCTTCTCCTCCTACCTGGAAAGTTACATTGACATGGAGAGGGAATACCTTCGCACTCGAGGTGCCATGATTCTGCAGCGATACTACGACTCCAAGAATCACCAGAAACGCCCAATTGGCACTGGCAG TATTCAAGATCTGAAGGAGCGTATCAGACAGCGCACCAACCTTCCCCTGGGCCCTAGCATTGACACTCACGGAGAGACATTTCTGTCCCCAGAGCTGGTAGTCAACCTGCTGCAGGAGACACGCCATGCCTTTGAGAGATGCCACAGG CTTTCAGATCCCTCTGACCTGCCCAAGAACGCTTTCTCAATTTTTCTGCTGCTGGTTGACCATCTGTGTGTGGAACACATTGACTATGCCCTGGAGATTGGCCTCTCAG CGATTCCCTCAGGAGATGCCAAGAATGCCAACCTGTACTTCCTGGACGTGGTTCAACAGGCAAACTCTATCTTCCACTTGTTTGACAAGCAGTTCAATGACCAGCTAATGCCTCTTATAAG CTCATCTCCAAAGTTGGCAGAGTGCCTGCACAAGAAGAAAGAGGTGATAGAACAGATGGAAGTAAAACTGGACACAGGAATTGACAG AACACTAAACTGCATGGTGGGGCAAATGAAGCACATCTTGGCAACAGAGCAGAAGAAGACTGACTTCAGGCCCGAGGACGAAAACAACGTCATGATCCAGTACACTACA GCCTGCTCCAAGGTATGCGCCTACGTCAGTCGGCAGGTGGAGCACGTGCGAAAGTCCATGGATGGGAAAAATGTGGACACGGTGTTGACGGAGTTGGGTGTGCGTTTCCACCGGCTCATCCACGAGCACCTACAGCAGTACAGCTACAGCTCGATGGGAGGCATGCTGGCCATCTGCGACGTGGCTGAGTACCGACGATGCGCCAAGGACTTCAGG GTCCCTCTAGTGCTGCAGCTCTTCGACACACTCCATGCCCTCTGTAACCTCCTGGTGGTTGCCCCTGACAACCTGAAGCAGGTCTGCTCAGGTGAGCAGCTCACCAATCTGGACCGGAACCTCCTGCACGCCTTTGTCCAGCTCAGAGTGGACTACCGTTCAGCCAGACTGGGCCGACACTTCAGTTAG
- the ap5m1 gene encoding AP-5 complex subunit mu-1 isoform X3, translating to MSLRALWIISHEKGENVSIRFSRRFSTVEHRAKRLAGSSYVAVPEESTVLQLLLTELGLSDSDKSYVALRDDCLHRQRSPALELHVDGPGKGILWPVLAISQGPLILACLSLVDAPPEPRPPLANLLSVSQGLMFLAGLQTFLLGSGSKPDSEGLASRLAVLPSVLLQVCPLGTPLDVPGLGASAMSTVPTPAGNQKQPAWKTGLHRGRAVVNVALKETVRSMQYGNRNRQDLWDVYGTVTCKCEVEGVLPNVTVTLALPPNGSPLQDILVHPCVTSLDSSILTASSIDNCDGSAFSGPYKFPFSPPLETFRLCSYTSQVPVPPILGSYQLKEEENQLRVSVTLKLHESVKNSFEYCEAHLPFFNRDQMGFVDLKVSSGQLDVSKEKNLLVWTLGQKFPKSREVTMDGRITFSGPTPGPTDPLCTELTAYIKLYFKVPDMTLSGCCVDQHSVQVYSSAKPRIVTSRELQSKEYCIWNSTAARLL from the exons ATGAGCTTGCGTGCTTTGTGGATTATTTCTCACGAGAAGGGAGAAAATGTGTCCATACGCTTTTCAAG GAGGTTCTCCACTGTGGAGCACCGTGCAAAGCGCCTGGCAGGTTCCTCATATGTAGCGGTCCCGGAGGAAAGCACTGTGCTGCAGCTCCTGCTCACTGAGCTGGGTCTTTCAGACTCAGACAAGTCTTATGTGGCTCTCAGAGATGATTGCCTTCATCGCCAGCGGTCACCAGCTCTGGAGCTGCATGTGGATGGTCCCGGAAAGGGAATACTGTGGCCGGTGTTGGCCATCTCACAGGGGCCTCTTATCCTGGCTTGCCTTTCTTTAGTGGATGCCCCTCCTGAGCCGCGGCCACCCCTGGCCAACCTGCTGTCCGTCTCACAGGGTCTCATGTTCCTGGCAGGCCTGCAGACCTTTCTCCTCGGCTCAGGGAGTAAGCCTGATAGTGAGGGGTTGGCCTCTCGCCTGGCGGTGCTGCCCTCTGTACTCCTGCAGGTTTGTCCACTTGGCACACCCCTGGATGTGCCAGGACTGGGGGCGTCTGCTATGTCCACAGTTCCCACACCTGCTGGGAACCAGAAGCAGCCGGCCTGGAAGACAGGGCTCCACCGCGGTCGGGCTGTTGTGAATGTAGCGCTGAAAGAAACAGTACGCTCCATGCAGTATGGTAACCGGAACAGACAGGATCTCTGGGATGTTTACGGCACGGTGACGTGCAAA TGTGAAGTGGAGGGGGTGCTCCCAAATGTGACAGTGACCCTTGCACTGCCACCAAATGGTTCTCCACTGCAAGACATCCTGGTCCATCCCTGTGTCACCTCACTGGATTCTAGTATCCTGACTGCCAGCAGCATAGATAACTGTGATGGCTCCGCTTTCTCTGGGCCGTATAAgttccccttctctcctcctctggaGACTTTCAGACTATGCAGTTACACATCTCAG GTTCCTGTTCCCCCCATCCTTGGATCTTATCAGctgaaggaagaagagaacCAGCTGCGTGTGTCAGTAACCCTCAAACTTCACGAAAGTGTGAAGAATAGCTTTGAGTACTGTGAAGCACACCTGCCATTCTTTAACAG GGATCAGATGGGTTTTGTGGATTTGAAGGTGAGCTCCGGACAGCTGGATGTTTCAAAGGAGAAGAACCTGCTGGTCTGGACCCTGG GTCAAAAGTTCCCTAAGTCTCGTGAGGTCACGATGGATGGCAGGATCACCTTTTCTGGGCCAACACCAGGACCTACTGACCCCCTCTGCACAGAACTTACGGCCTACATCAAA TTGTATTTCAAGGTTCCTGACATGACGCTGTCTGGATGCTGCGTGGACCAGCACTCAGTGCAGGTTTATTCCTCTGCCAAACCACGGATTGTAACAT CCCGAGAACTTCAGTCCAAAGAGTACTGCATATGGAACTCAACAG CAGCCAGACTCCTCTGA
- the ap5m1 gene encoding AP-5 complex subunit mu-1 isoform X1, with translation MSLRALWIISHEKGENVSIRFSRRFSTVEHRAKRLAGSSYVAVPEESTVLQLLLTELGLSDSDKSYVALRDDCLHRQRSPALELHVDGPGKGILWPVLAISQGPLILACLSLVDAPPEPRPPLANLLSVSQGLMFLAGLQTFLLGSGSKPDSEGLASRLAVLPSVLLQVCPLGTPLDVPGLGASAMSTVPTPAGNQKQPAWKTGLHRGRAVVNVALKETVRSMQYGNRNRQDLWDVYGTVTCKCEVEGVLPNVTVTLALPPNGSPLQDILVHPCVTSLDSSILTASSIDNCDGSAFSGPYKFPFSPPLETFRLCSYTSQVPVPPILGSYQLKEEENQLRVSVTLKLHESVKNSFEYCEAHLPFFNRDQMGFVDLKVSSGQLDVSKEKNLLVWTLGQKFPKSREVTMDGRITFSGPTPGPTDPLCTELTAYIKLYFKVPDMTLSGCCVDQHSVQVYSSAKPRIVTSRELQSKEYCIWNSTAVRSGRHQDLSALPLHDDLAVRPSVCG, from the exons ATGAGCTTGCGTGCTTTGTGGATTATTTCTCACGAGAAGGGAGAAAATGTGTCCATACGCTTTTCAAG GAGGTTCTCCACTGTGGAGCACCGTGCAAAGCGCCTGGCAGGTTCCTCATATGTAGCGGTCCCGGAGGAAAGCACTGTGCTGCAGCTCCTGCTCACTGAGCTGGGTCTTTCAGACTCAGACAAGTCTTATGTGGCTCTCAGAGATGATTGCCTTCATCGCCAGCGGTCACCAGCTCTGGAGCTGCATGTGGATGGTCCCGGAAAGGGAATACTGTGGCCGGTGTTGGCCATCTCACAGGGGCCTCTTATCCTGGCTTGCCTTTCTTTAGTGGATGCCCCTCCTGAGCCGCGGCCACCCCTGGCCAACCTGCTGTCCGTCTCACAGGGTCTCATGTTCCTGGCAGGCCTGCAGACCTTTCTCCTCGGCTCAGGGAGTAAGCCTGATAGTGAGGGGTTGGCCTCTCGCCTGGCGGTGCTGCCCTCTGTACTCCTGCAGGTTTGTCCACTTGGCACACCCCTGGATGTGCCAGGACTGGGGGCGTCTGCTATGTCCACAGTTCCCACACCTGCTGGGAACCAGAAGCAGCCGGCCTGGAAGACAGGGCTCCACCGCGGTCGGGCTGTTGTGAATGTAGCGCTGAAAGAAACAGTACGCTCCATGCAGTATGGTAACCGGAACAGACAGGATCTCTGGGATGTTTACGGCACGGTGACGTGCAAA TGTGAAGTGGAGGGGGTGCTCCCAAATGTGACAGTGACCCTTGCACTGCCACCAAATGGTTCTCCACTGCAAGACATCCTGGTCCATCCCTGTGTCACCTCACTGGATTCTAGTATCCTGACTGCCAGCAGCATAGATAACTGTGATGGCTCCGCTTTCTCTGGGCCGTATAAgttccccttctctcctcctctggaGACTTTCAGACTATGCAGTTACACATCTCAG GTTCCTGTTCCCCCCATCCTTGGATCTTATCAGctgaaggaagaagagaacCAGCTGCGTGTGTCAGTAACCCTCAAACTTCACGAAAGTGTGAAGAATAGCTTTGAGTACTGTGAAGCACACCTGCCATTCTTTAACAG GGATCAGATGGGTTTTGTGGATTTGAAGGTGAGCTCCGGACAGCTGGATGTTTCAAAGGAGAAGAACCTGCTGGTCTGGACCCTGG GTCAAAAGTTCCCTAAGTCTCGTGAGGTCACGATGGATGGCAGGATCACCTTTTCTGGGCCAACACCAGGACCTACTGACCCCCTCTGCACAGAACTTACGGCCTACATCAAA TTGTATTTCAAGGTTCCTGACATGACGCTGTCTGGATGCTGCGTGGACCAGCACTCAGTGCAGGTTTATTCCTCTGCCAAACCACGGATTGTAACAT CCCGAGAACTTCAGTCCAAAGAGTACTGCATATGGAACTCAACAG CAGTACGGAGCGGCA